A window of Xyrauchen texanus isolate HMW12.3.18 chromosome 10, RBS_HiC_50CHRs, whole genome shotgun sequence contains these coding sequences:
- the LOC127650445 gene encoding induced myeloid leukemia cell differentiation protein Mcl-1-like, whose product MSLSVGFRRTAAMSLFAQGAHTALVPEPALKTRAEDELDGYADEMDTGLKPLRPGKNVLKGLQLDGQFVCATDGSLPATPDPRDFGFAELHRDTRQLLFDFYRTHTGMCPPGQSTHPALPTLRRVVDGILTKHRITYKGMMQKLQVDSRPDDMDFLTSIAQKMFSDGSTNWGRISSLVAFGAVVCMCLKEAQRERCIDRVAERISSYLMSEQHDWLLKNKGWHGFEEFFRVEDMESVVRNTLVAIAGFAGIGAGLAFLIR is encoded by the exons ATGAGTCTGAGTGTTGGATTTAGGCGAACGGCTGCGATGAGTCTATTCGCGCAGGGCGCGCACACAGCGCTCGTGCCCGAGCCAGCGCTGAAGACCCGAGCCGAGGACGAGCTGGACGGGTACGCGGACGAGATGGATACCGGATTAAAACCGCTGAGGCCCGGGAAGAACGTCCTGAAAGGATTGCAACTGGACGGGCAGTTCGTGTGTGCGACAGACGGGTCTCTCCCGGCCACACCGGACCCGCGGGACTTCGGTTTTGCCGAACTGCACCGGGATACACGACAGCTTTTGTTTGATTTCTATCGCACACACACGGGAATGTGTCCACCCGGCCAGAGTACTCACCCCGCACTACCGACGCTCAGGCGGGTCGTTGATGGCATTCTCACAAAGCACCGGATCACTTACAAAG GAATGATGCAGAAGCTGCAGGTGGACTCTCGGCCGGATGACATGGACTTCCTCACCTCCATCGCTCAGAAGATGTTCAGTGACGGCAGCACAAACTGGGGTCGCATCAGCAGTCTGGTGGCCTTCGGTGCCGTGGTGTGCATGTGTCTGAAGGAGGCGCAGAGGGAGCGCTGCATAGACCGGGTGGCAGAACGGATCTCCTCCTATCTGATGTCAGAACAGCACGACTGGCTCCTCAAGAACAAAGGCTGG CATGGGTTTGAGGAGTTCTTCCGTGTGGAGGACATGGAGTCTGTCGTTCGGAACACTTTGGTGGCCATTGCTGGATTTGCCGGGATCGGTGCCGGTCTTGCTTTCCTGATTCGGTGA